One segment of Vagococcus martis DNA contains the following:
- a CDS encoding cupin domain-containing protein produces MVKNEEVREGIIFPAGEKNDAYSQYFIGQSYLNTLIADPEVSVGVGNVTFEPGCRNNWHIHHDGFQLLLVTGGEGWYQEDGKEAQFLKAGDVIVTHDGVKHWHGATIDSWFEHIAITAGTPEWLEPVSDDIYLTLKK; encoded by the coding sequence ATGGTAAAAAATGAAGAAGTAAGAGAAGGAATTATATTTCCAGCAGGGGAGAAAAATGACGCTTACAGTCAATACTTTATCGGTCAAAGTTATCTTAATACGTTGATTGCAGATCCAGAAGTTAGTGTGGGAGTTGGTAATGTTACATTTGAACCAGGTTGTCGAAATAATTGGCATATTCATCATGATGGATTTCAATTATTACTAGTGACTGGTGGAGAAGGTTGGTATCAAGAAGATGGAAAAGAAGCACAATTTTTAAAAGCTGGTGATGTTATTGTGACTCATGATGGTGTGAAACATTGGCATGGTGCAACAATAGATAGTTGGTTTGAACATATTGCTATTACGGCAGGAACACCAGAATGGCTAGAGCCTGTTTCAGATGATATTTATTTAACGCTTAAAAAGTAA
- a CDS encoding flavodoxin — translation MVKVIYFSREGENLVNGQINIINQGNTKQLAKIIASQLDCDMVEIKPVKDYPISYLETIDIVEKELRENSKPAYYSVKNPLYGNHLFIGFPTWCGSMPRIMKHFLEQENVSKKIIYPFCTHEGSGFGRSLYELNKVCPLSSVMPGLAIQGSRVKTSQKSVSNWLVHYKHYSRRN, via the coding sequence TTGGTAAAAGTAATTTATTTTTCAAGAGAAGGTGAGAATTTAGTTAATGGTCAAATCAATATAATCAATCAAGGAAATACGAAACAATTAGCTAAAATCATCGCATCACAGTTAGACTGTGACATGGTTGAAATTAAACCAGTTAAAGATTACCCAATATCGTATTTAGAAACAATTGATATTGTTGAAAAAGAACTTAGGGAAAATAGTAAGCCAGCATATTATTCTGTAAAAAATCCATTGTATGGCAATCATTTATTCATTGGTTTTCCAACATGGTGTGGATCAATGCCAAGAATCATGAAACACTTTTTAGAACAGGAAAACGTATCGAAGAAAATTATTTACCCATTTTGTACACACGAAGGAAGTGGATTTGGACGCAGTTTATATGAATTAAACAAAGTATGTCCATTATCTAGCGTTATGCCTGGACTAGCCATCCAAGGTTCCCGTGTAAAAACATCACAAAAATCAGTATCAAATTGGTTAGTTCATTACAAACATTATAGTAGGAGGAATTAA
- a CDS encoding LysR family transcriptional regulator, giving the protein MEIRLLRYFLAIAKEQTISQAAEVLHITQPTLSRQLKEFEESLGTTLFIRKDKKMYLTESGQFLKNRAEEILYLTDETEREFQIKGDILLKGNINIGCVEADNSDTLALMLEEFTEEHPQVSFSIFSGTSDDIVEKLERGLLDIAILLEPIKITNYHIFPLPRKERWGLLVSNQSYLTQKESIHLEELIGVPLLISSRNDIQQMIYSWKGIDEEDLNIVGTFNLIFNVFSLVANRVGSALTIEGAVYNRQDTEITFLPLEPEITTNCVLVWKKNHMFSPTVERFIETFQHAFEA; this is encoded by the coding sequence ATGGAAATTCGACTATTACGATACTTTTTAGCTATTGCAAAAGAACAAACCATTTCCCAAGCGGCTGAAGTATTACATATAACTCAACCGACATTAAGTCGACAATTAAAAGAGTTTGAAGAAAGTTTAGGAACGACATTGTTTATTCGAAAAGATAAAAAGATGTACCTTACCGAATCTGGTCAATTTTTAAAAAATAGAGCAGAAGAAATATTGTATCTAACAGATGAAACAGAACGTGAATTTCAGATTAAAGGGGATATTTTACTTAAAGGAAATATTAATATTGGATGTGTAGAGGCAGATAATTCAGATACATTAGCCTTAATGTTAGAAGAATTTACAGAAGAGCATCCACAGGTGAGTTTTTCTATTTTTAGTGGCACAAGTGATGATATTGTTGAAAAATTAGAGCGAGGATTGTTAGACATTGCGATTCTGTTGGAGCCGATTAAAATCACTAATTATCACATTTTTCCATTACCACGTAAGGAGAGATGGGGCCTTCTTGTATCCAACCAATCTTACTTAACTCAGAAAGAAAGTATTCACCTTGAAGAGTTGATAGGTGTACCCCTACTTATCTCATCCCGAAATGATATTCAACAAATGATTTATTCTTGGAAAGGGATAGACGAGGAAGATTTAAATATCGTTGGGACATTCAATTTAATTTTCAACGTCTTTTCTTTAGTTGCTAATAGGGTTGGATCTGCTTTGACTATTGAAGGAGCTGTATATAATCGTCAAGACACTGAGATAACCTTTTTACCATTGGAACCAGAAATTACAACAAATTGTGTCTTAGTGTGGAAAAAGAATCATATGTTTTCGCCTACTGTTGAAAGGTTTATAGAAACATTCCAACATGCTTTTGAAGCATAG